The Acidobacteriota bacterium genomic interval CCTAAAAAACCATATATTTCATTCTTTTGAATTTCTAAATTTAAATTTTTTAAAGCTTGAAATTTTTTAAAAGCTAAAGAATAAGTTTTTGAAAGGTTTTTTACACTAACTGATGTTGCTTGAATCTAATTTCCCTTCCTTCAGTTAATTTTACCTTATCTTCTGGGCTAAATCGTCTTCACTTACTTCACTCCCAACTGGTAGTAGAAAATTTGTTGAGACATTTCTATCTTCTCCTGCTGAAAGTACAACTGTAGCATAATTTGCTAAGGTTACATATTTAATATTAGCTTCATATCTTTGACCCCATTGGTCTTCTCTAATTTCATCTAAGTAAGGACCTCTCCAGTATCCTGCTTTTAATTTTACTCCTGCAAGATCTTCTGTTCTATAAGCATTTGCTGTACTTCCTCCTGGTTTATTCAAAATTAAATGATTATCAAACGAATCCACAGCAACACCAGTGCCATTCCAATTTGAATTGTTGGCTGTAGGCCAAACGCCTTCCTGACTGTAAAGAAGTTCATAATAAAAAGTTGTACTATTATCATTTTGATAGACTGGCCATCTTCCCATATCTTTGTAAAAGTCTCCAATTGCTGCTGCAATTACCTGACATTCATGGGTTGTACGGGCAACTTTTGAGTAACGAATATTCTTTGCAATTGTTGGAGTGAGAATTGCTGCAAGGATTGCAATAACTGCAAGAACTACTACCATTTCAATCAGTGTAAAACCTTTAAATTTCTTCAATTTTACCTCCTTCCATCAAATTAATTTTTTTATATCTCATAAATCCATATTTGTCAAGCATTTTTTCAAAAATAATACAAAAGCAATAAATAATTTGTAGGGCAACCCTTCAGAGCCTGCCCCAAACCTTGCCCTGAACTTGTTTCATGGGTTAATTCGGGGGTTGCTTAATGCAAGGCTAAAGCCTTGCCATGCATGTCAATTTATTTAATTCATTTGTATTAGTAATGTCTAATTGGATGTCAATACAAAGCCAATATCATCATGTCTTGGAGAATCATCAGGCTCTGTGTTTCTATTAATAGTATCGTCAAAAGGAGTGGACCAGAATTTATCATTTCCAGCAGAG includes:
- a CDS encoding type II secretion system protein, producing the protein MKKFKGFTLIEMVVVLAVIAILAAILTPTIAKNIRYSKVARTTHECQVIAAAIGDFYKDMGRWPVYQNDNSTTFYYELLYSQEGVWPTANNSNWNGTGVAVDSFDNHLILNKPGGSTANAYRTEDLAGVKLKAGYWRGPYLDEIREDQWGQRYEANIKYVTLANYATVVLSAGEDRNVSTNFLLPVGSEVSEDDLAQKIR